tttctcccttaggGAGGGACTTGGGCCTCTAATCAGACATTCCTaggggggtgggtggaggggaaACTCCTTTGTCCCTCCTTCACTTGTCTGTGGTGCCATTGGTTCATTACACTGTCCCCTTGAGGGATGAGGGGGGCAGTGAGCAAAGGGAGCAGAAACAAGGGAACCCAAGACCCAGAATGTAGGTAGGTGCCACCGCCTCTCACTGCTTACAGGATCCTCCCTGGCACCAGGCTGCAGCAGTGGCTGCCCCACCTTCTGTTGGTCCCTTATAAAGGGACAGGTAACTGTTAGGATCCTGCTCACAAAACTCTCTTGTTAGTTGTCTGATGTCCAGTGCTGGGGACTTTAcatttttgttactttgtttacagatcaagattatttttttaacatggttgggttttatttattgtttacagCTTCAACCATTGAACTTACACACTTTGTTTTATAGTTCAGAATGTTTCCCCCTCTTTGTTTACAAGTGAAAGGTAGaaaaagtgggggaggggcctAAAAGACCCACCTGCGATGCCCCTGGACCTGGCCATCTTGAGGTAGGCTTCTAATCCCAACTTTTCCCAGGTCAAAGGTCAGCTGAGTCTTCTAACAGCTTGCCCCGAAAGTGGCTCAGGACCGGGGTTCTGTGCAGCCGCCACCCACCCCTACCCTGTGTTTACTCTTGGGAGGCAGTTTCTGAGATTCAAAAAAATCCCACTTCACTGCCTGTGCCAAATCCCACCAGCCAGGTCCCCAGCTCTCTTTACCCAGACTGACCCCTGCCCTTGAAGGGCTGAGAGGCCTGTCGGTTGGGAGAGTGTCCTTGCTATGTCCTAGGTTCTGTAGATGCCCGTCTCTGGGGTCCCCTTCCAACAGTGgccctctttcctgtctgtgtAAATTGTTCCGTGAAGCCGCGCTCTGTTTTGGGAATAAACTTCTATAGAAAACACTTGttcctctttctgtctcagctGTTGAGAATACTCACCCAGGATGACCTTTGTAGGACTCTGAGCTCTCCTCCCTCCAAAATAGCCAGTTATTTTTAGCCCATTTCATGGGAGATTTGGACCAGGTTCccatttctttctgaaatatgGCCTCTCACCTTGTGACTGGAGCCTGAAGTTGGAGCGCAGGAGCTGCGCCAAGAGAAGCCACTTTCCTGGTCTAGGCAGTCATATGAGGGTTTCCTTAATATCCAGAGGCTGACATTTGTGGCCCTGCCCATTAGTCACCCCAAACCTAGGCGTTCCCACTTCAGTTCCTGCTTACCCACCCACACTCTGGCCCTTACTGGTCTTTTCTCACTTGGATCAGGCCAGAGCTTCCAGACCTGGAAAGGATCCTGAGTGCTCCATTTCCAGTCTAGGCAGCCAGGTGTGAAagtgaaagggggggggggggcttaagaAGCCACCCATGGTGACAAATACCTTTGAtctcttctttaatcccagcactcactaggcagaggcaggtggatctctgtagacaagtctggtctacagagagttccaggacagccaaggctaaacagagaaaacttgtctggaaaaaaagaaatggaggtggggtggggctggtcTTGAGGACCACTGTGCCAGGTCTCAGAAGGAAAAATCTGAGGGTGATACTCACAGCTTGGTGGTCCCTGAGAGACCCTACAGGCCTAGATCTCCCACAGTTGAGGCTGGGGCCCCTGGTTGCACACCTAGGCATCCAGATCGGTCAAGAATGTCTCCTCTGCATAAAGTGGGGACCTTCTACAAAGCATACAATTAGGTCCAGCCACTTAAGGGCACAGAGGCATAACATTGGCCAAGCGTAGCGCTGGGCCTTCGTTCCAGTCCTCCAGTCTCAGCAGAATGCTCCAGCTCCCAGCAGGTTAACAAGAATCGCAGGCAGGGACAGAAGCTAGGCCGACGGGAAGGAAAGGGTTAAAATTTTATTCTCCGGGCTCGCCCCGCCCAGAGAGTATGACTTGGATTCCACCCCCAGAATTCTGATTGGTCTGATCTTGCACATCCTAGCGGTGGAGCTTGCGGCCGGCCAAGTTCTGGGCCTGGCGCCACCTTCTAGCCGGTAGTGGCCTCCTGGGGGAGCTGTTTGAAAAGCGGTACACGAGTTACCCTCTGAGGGCCATGGGACTTCCCGATGGGTCCGGTGAGTTGCAGGGCGCTGCCCAAATTCCGCGTGCCCGCGAAGCGCTAGTAGTTCTGTGACTCCCGGCCTGGGTCAATTCAGGAAGGGAACCTCCAAGTCCCCGACAGGCATTTCCCGTCTGCGGAGCCTTAGTTTACCGCCTTGCCGATTTTCCGAAGGAGGTTATCCATCAACAGCGAGGGATGGGGGCGGGCTCTGGCGCGACCCCAGCTCTTGAGGGTTGTACTGAACGTCCCTGGAGTGCTAATAAGGGCGCTGCAGGGAAGTTGCTGCTTACCGAGGAGTCCTGGCACGGGAGGTGTGCCAGCTGGGCGCGTTGGGACTGGGAGAGAAACCGCTGCAAGACAGGCTCTAGCCAGGCGGTGGACCAGCCGCGGCCTGAGTCGGCAGGGTACTGTTCACATTTGTCGCTGCCGGCCCTTGTGCCCTCCCAAAGGGAGGTGCCAAGCATCAAGGCTCCGCCCTCCAAGGCGCGTGCCGCCTGGTAAGGGGAGGGAGCCCTTTAAGAAGACTTGAGAGATCttgaaggaggggagaggggccgCTGAGATCTCCTGGAGCCCGCGGTGCAGAGAATCTCTGAAGATCTTCCTTGCGTCTGCACTGCTCCCTCCTCCATTGGATACCCAGGTTAGAGAGTCTTCCCAGGTGAGTTCCTACCCCTCTGGTGGGATTCTCTCCCCTGGTTATAGCCTCTCCTAGATCAGAACTCACAGGTGATATCTTTCCCACAGGCTAGCCCCTCCCCCCTGCCCACTCCAAATTTGTTTCCCCTGAAATATATTTATAGAGAGCTGCATTCCATATGgaggcaccccccccccagatcaGAGTTTCTTCTGAGAGACCCCCTCAGATCCTATTCTCTGGTAAAGTCTCCCACTTCCGAGAGAAGTGCCTCTCCAGAGAAGTGCCTCCCGATGAGAGATTCCCACACCCCCGGTCAGAACTTGCCTGGCTGGTGAAAGCTTTCAGGGCAGAGTTCCCTCCAGGTTGGATTGGCTTCCAAAAGCTCCTGTTCCCAGGTGAAGTCTCTCTACTTCGAGTGGGAGCCTGTCAAAACTCCCTGGAGGTGAGAGCTTCGACCCTGGAGTCTTGCTGGACCCTGTCCTGAAACTGGAGGGCAGTATTGCTTACAGACCTCTGGTTTGCTAGTTCTTATCTGTCAACTCGCTCTCAGCCAACAAGGTTGGGCTCCTGGTGGAAAAGCTGGAAAGGGGACTGGACAGGAATTGATTCAGGGAAGGAAGCCAAGGGCCTGAGAGGTAGGGGCTAGGAAGCGCAGTCAGTTTGGACCTGGACCCAGACCTGGACTTGGACTTGAAGTGGTACTCGGGGCTGGGCAGCCACACCTGAGCTGGATGTGTGGGCATGCTCATCCATCTCTCCCTTCCGGAGAGACTTTGGCCCAGAAAGAGTCTTCCAGCAGCCAAAGTTCAGATACTGCCTCTGTCAGGGTGTGAGCACGGGGCCCTCAGAGACCAGCAGAGTTAGCTCTACCCTTGATCTTTGAGCCCAGAAAACTCAGGTATGTGGCTCTGTGGTCCCAAGTAGAAGTTCTATTGTATATCTGTGGTCTCACCTCTCTAGACCAAGGGACACATCAGACGCAGGCACTCCTGTCTGCAGCCCAAGAAATGGAGCTGCAGAGGAGAGACTACCATGTGGAAAGGCCATTGCTGAACCAGGAGCAGCTAGAAGATCTGGGGCATTGGGGCCCAGCGGCGAAGACCCACCAGTGGCGAACTTGGTTCCGGTAATGATGAGGGGAGAGGTTCTGGGGGTTCTTTCAAGGCCCAGACAGTCCACCCTGTAACAGACTTTTCTCCGTCCTAGATGCTCCCGTGCTCGGGCCCATTCTCTTCTGCTCCAGCACGTTCCAGTCCTGGGCTGGTTACCCCGGTATCCTGTGCGTGAATGGCTCCTGGGTGATCTGTTATCTGGCCTGAGTGTGGCCATCATGCAGCTTCCTCAGGGTGAGCTACCTCCAACCTCAGGGTTGCAAGTTCTGTGGTCTGTGAAGTGTCAAACCAGAAGCCAAGACCTCTGCTCTTGGAGCTATGACCCCCTGAGCCCAGGGCTTGGAGTCTCTATCTTTTTGATACCCTGTTCTTCAAGTCTGCATTGCTACTGTTTTATCTGCAGGCTTGGCCTATGCCCTTCTGGCGGGATTGCCTCCTATGTTTGGTCTGTACAGTTCTTTCTACCCCGTCTTCATCTACTTCCTGTTTGGTACCTCCAGACACATCTCTGTGGGTAAGTGGAGTCAGGCAACCCTTTCAtagagggcagggcaggacaggTTAGAGAAGAAGGAAGTGGCCTATGAATCGCCCCAAGCAGCACTAGGAAACTGTAGGGCTTCTTAGGTGCTGAATATCTCAAAGCCCTGGCTTCAGGGTGAATGATCTAGTCCTTGGGGCTGGGAAGTTCTTAAAGACCTGCCCAGCCTGCCCACGATCCAGACTTCCCCTGTCCTCCCCCTGAAGGGACCTTTGCTGTAATGTCTGTGATGGTGGGCAGTGTGACAGAATCTCTGACAGCAGATAAGGCCTTCGTGCAAGGCTTGAATGCCACAGCTGATGATGCACGCGTGCAGGTGGCCTACACACTCAGCTTCCTGGTCGGCCTCTTCCAGGTACGAAACAGCCATCCTAGCATCTGACTTACACTGTGACCCTCTCTGATCCCCCACATGCCCTTGGCTGTGCCTGTGACTTCCACCTCCCCTGACTTTCCCCGGCCACCCAACAGGTGGGGCTGGGCCTGGTACACTTCGGCTTCGTTGTCACCTACCTGTCAGAGCCTCTGGTCCGCAGCTATACCACGGCTGCATCTGTGCAAGTCCTCGTCTCTCAGCTCAAGTATGTGTTTGGCATCAAACTCAGCAGTCACTCTGGGCCACTGTCCGTTATCTATGTGAGTGAGGGTGGGGGCAAGGGTGGGTAGGCAGGCTGTGCcctgtgaccttgaactctggctTTAACAGTACCACTTCTCCTTAGACAGTGCTGGAGGTCTGTGCCCAGCTCCCTGAGACTGTGCCCGGCACCGTGGTCACGGCGATTGTGGCAGGAGTGGCCTTGGTACTGGTGAAGCTACTTAATGAGAAGCTGCATCGGCGTCTGCCCCTGCCCATCCCTGGGGAACTACTCACGGTTCGGATGCCAGGGGATGGTGGACAGGGGAGAGGGCGAGTGAGGGTAGACCTGGCCAGTATACCACCTCAAGGTGAGGGCCACTGCAAGGGTGTGGAGGAGCTTGCAGGAAAAAGCTCTCTCTTGGCTTTTTACCACGCCTGACCATATATCCCCTTCCTTAAGTGGTAATGTTTCTCTCTCACCCTATTTACACCTTCCCATTCCTCAGAAAAAGATTCtgtgtccaccccaccccacccccgtggaTCCCCAGATGGTTCACCCTCTTCCATTATACCGCCAGTACCTTCCTCCCCTAACTCTGCCCCATCCCCACAGCTCATTGGGGCCACTGGTATTTCCTATGGTGTGAAGCTGAATGACAGATTCAAGGTCGATGTGGTGGGCAACATCACCACAGGGTAAGCTCTGGTCCTGTCAGGGAGGTGGGATAGCTAGAGTTGGgccatcctctgacctcccaggTGTTCCTCCCAGGCTCATACCCCCGGTGGCACCCAAGACAGAGCTGTTTGCAACGCTTGTGGGAAATGCCTTTGCCATTGCTGTGGTGGGCTTCGCCATTGCCATCTCACTGGGGAAGATCTTTGCCCTGAGGCATGGCTACCGTGTGGACAGTAACCAGGTCTGTGCTGTGGGTCTTTGTAGGGGTCTTGTACATGCCACAGGTAGGTGGGCCCAGATGATAGGAGTGGGGTAGACTAAGGGTAAGGCTGGACTTGTAAGTGACTCGCGTAGAACAGGATGCTGGGCCAAATATTGGAGGCCGCTGACtgagagtgggggttgggggtgtgtcAGTATAAGCATCCCTAGCAAGTCTTCTTACACAACTCGCCCGCCCCACAGGAGCTGGTAGCCCTTGGCCTCAGTAACCTCATTGGAGGCTTCTTCCAGTGCTTCCCCGTGAGCTGCTCCATGTCTCGGAGCTTGGTACAGGAGAGCACGGGAGGCAACACACAGGTAGGCCTCGGGTATAAGCATGCGTATGTGGGTATATATCCATCTAGACATGCATGCTGTTCTGCCAGGGTGCTCCCACCCCGGGCGTGCCTTTACCTTCTGCTTATACCTACCCTGCAGGTTGCTGGAGCTGTATCTTCCCTTTTTATCCTTCTTATTATCGTCAAACTTGGGGAACTCTTCCGAGACCTGCCCAAGGTGAGCCTCTACCCCTCCCAGCCGGGCTTCATGGCCTTAGCTAGGCCAGCCCCAGATTAGTCAGTCTAGTCCCATTGTAAGGGGCTCGGAGATACAAGGTTAAGTTCTTGGGGGAGAACATCGGGAACTAGAGGTCAAAGGTTAGAACTTTCTAATCAGCTCCAAGGGGATAAGGTTGGTGTGGTGGTAGTTGGTTGGAGGCTGGGCTCTGCCCAAGTGCTTGGCCAGTCTGGGTGGGTCATGTCTGGATGGTGGAGGCTGTCAGTCTTTAGGAACCTCTCAGCAACCCTGATGACAttcctcctcctgccccaggcCGTCCTGGCTGCTGTCATTATTGTGAACCTAAAGGGCATGATGAAGCAGTTCTCAGACATCTGCTCTCTTTGGAAGGCAAACAGAGTGGACCTGGTGAGAAGCTTGGGAGCCTAGGACTGGGCTTGGGTCCTTTAGTACCAGTGGGCCCTTTGACCCCTGCCCTTTTCTTATCAGCTAATCTGGCTGGTGACCTTTGTGGCCACAATCCTGCTGAACCTGGACATTGGCCTGGCAGTTTCCATAGTCTTCTCCTTGCTGCTCGTGGTCGTCCGAATGCAGCTGTGAGTCAACCATTTTTGGTACCCCCTAATTCCAGCCTGGTGAGGGACTAAGTGTCACCCCAGCTCTTCACAAGCACAGCTTTCCTTGCCTCTCTGGGGGACATCCCAGGAGCCCTCATTGTCCTCTCAtggtcttttctttgttttgcctttttttttttcccttcctctatCCTCAGGCCCCATTACTCCGTCCTGGGGCAGGTGCCAGATACGGATATTTATAGAGACGTGGCAGAATACTCTGGGGTGAGTGGCAGGGGctaaatgggggtggggtggggcagacaAGACAAATGGGTCCTTTTTAGTTCCCTTCCACATGGACAGGAACACTGGGAGCGGGAcagggaaaatggctcagtggatcaaCTGTTTGCTgaacaaacatgaagacctgagtttgggtcctcaGCACCCAAATAAAATGTCAGGCATGGCAGCACGCATGTCTATAACCCTGGTGCTCAGTGGTAGTGGCAAGAAGATCCCTGGGGGCCTCTGGGCAGCTAGTGTAGCCCATTGGTTAGCtctaggttcagtaagagaccctgtctcaaaagcaggaGGAGCCATGGAGGACGACACTCGGTGTCACCTACTGACCTCCATATGCAAggtccacacccacacacacacacacacacacactctctctctctctctctctgtctgtcttctccaaGAGTGGAGAGAGAATATATGAGACTAGAAGTACTTTGTCTTTGGATCTTGGAATTTGAAGTGAAGAGTCTGAGTCTGTGACCCCACTCATGCCCTAAGTGAATGGGATCCGTCTTAGAGCCAGAAGCACAAACCCTACCCTGGATCAAGAGacaggaggagcagggagggggcaCAGGGTGTAGGGGAGCTTTCTTGGTCTGCTCAGTGGGAATGCCAGGTTCCCAGTTGCCAGTTTACATTCTAAAAAGCCTCGTGCTTTTTGTGGGAACAACAGTTGTGTGAGGCTCTAGAATAAAATAAGCTTTCACCGGGGCCCAGAGCCTTGAAGGTTGGCTGCAGGGCAATGAACAGAGTAAAGAGTAGCGGTATCTAGGTGTGGGAGAAGACATGAGGGAGCAGCCCAACTGCGTGTGGCAGGGAGGTGGCCTGTGTGCTACAGGCCCAAATGTCCAGTAAAGCTCTGGGCTGAGGCTGGGAATGGACAAGAGCTGGGGAAGGTGTGAGTGGACATAGACAGGTTCCCCTGTCTGCCTGCAGAAAGCAGCGTAGGGCAGGGGTGGGAACACAACCATGGATGCGTCTGAGCCAAACCACCAAACTTGGTGAAAGACGGGAAGTCAGGAAAGACAGGACTTTCGTAACACGGGGAGCAGGAAAGATGCAGCCAGGCTTACGGCCCAGGCTCCCAGGAGGGCATCAGCCACAGGCTGGGGCAGAGGCTGTGTAGCAGGCTCTCTGAGAGAGGAAAGCCACGTAAAGAGGATACAGCAGGGAAAGCTCAGTCACCCTAACCCCACTACATCTCCAGGCCAAGGAGGTCCCGGGTGTGAAAGTCTTCCGTTCCTCAGCCACGCTGTACTTCGCCAATGCTGAGCTCTACAGCGACTCTCTGAAAGAGAAGGTGAGGCCGGGATCCCCCGGCTTGGAGCGTGTGCGGGAGGGTCTGAAACTCCTCATCTGCCCAGAGTAccagccagcctctgcctctgactTGTGTCTCTAGTGCGGTGTAGATGTTGACCGCCTCATCACCCAGAAGAAGAAACGAATCAAAAAGCAGGAGATGAAGTTAAAGCGAATGAAGAAAGCCAAGAAGTCCCAGAAACAGGTGGGGTCCCCTCAGCAACTCCCTTCTGGCCTAGCCCTGCTGTGCTTCCAGCCCTGCTGTGCTCCCAGCCCTGGCCCCAGCTGTCCCCTCATCCTTTGTCCTTGTCCCATTTTCTGACTCCTGTCATTTCTCATCACCACTCTGTCCTTCAGCACCCCAGGGATTCTGTGTCAGCCCCTAGGAGGACAGAGAAAGCTCTAGAGATTCCACCTTCCCCTCCTGTCCCAGGGTGAAGCACGGCACGTCCCATTCACTGTTAGAACTTCCTCTCAGGCCTGCAGCCTAGGTCCTCATGTGTCTCTTTGCCTAAAGCCAGGGGGCAAtaccaggcctgcctggcctgGTTGTCACATGGCAACTGGGATAGCTTTCTCACCACCTCTCGTCCCTCTTAGGATGCTTCTTCCAAGATCTCCTCAGTTTCCGTCAACGTCAACACCAACTTGGAAGACGTCAAAAGCAATGACGTCGAGGGCTCTGAGGCCAAGGTGAGGCTAGAGTGGGGACCATCCGAGAACCACAGAGATGGGGGTGCCCACATTTGTTGCACGAGGAAAGCCAAGACCTGCTAAGTGTGGATTTGATGGTGTTGGGCTAGTGGTGGATGGGAGGAATGGGGAGAGCGCTGATGCTGCAGGGAGACCTTTGTGATAGTGAGTTCTCCTCTGGCCCTTGTCTGTAGTCTCAGACTGACCTAGATGTAACAAGACCCCACAGTCTATGCTCGTGGGTAGAGGAAAGAGCTGAGGAACACTGGGCAAGTCTAGGGATCAAGAGTGATGCCAAGTTTAACCAAAGACTCAGAGAGGTCAGGGTGTAAGGCACATGGGTGCCTGTGGCCAACCTCTGGCCACTCTACCCTGTTTGGCTAAGGATGGGATGCGATCTCCCAGCACCCTCCTTTCTTGCACCTTTATTAAGCTTTGGCCCAGGAAGTAACAACACTTTATGTTGGGGGTATGCTTTCTTGTGTCCCTACATGTCCCTCCTGTATTTATAGATCCACATGTCTCTCCTATCACCCCATGTCTGTGTCCTTATGTGTCCCATACATGCCTCAATATATCTATCTGCATATCGATATGCATGTTTCTGTCTGGCTCTGTGTGTCACTGTATACTATGTACGTGCCTTTGCTCTAACATCGGTGGCCCTTTAACACATCTGGATCCCCTGCAGGTGCACCAAGGGGAGGAGCTTCAGGATGTAGTCTCCAGCAATCAAGAAGATGCCAAGGCCCCAACCATGACCTCACTGAAGTCCCTGGGCCTGCCTCAGCCAGGCTTCCATAGCCTCATCCTGGACCTGAGCACCCTCTCCTTTGTGGACACTGTGTGCATTAAGAGCCTGAAGAATGTAAGGGACTGCAGACAGGCTCGGGCCCCTCAAGCCTTCATGCTGATCTTACCACTTGCCTCTCACCTTCtggccaccccaccccccaacaaaCCAAGCCCTCTGAGCTCCCCCACTAAACCTTGCCCAATTGCCGCCTCTCTAAGGCCAGCCCTCTTTGTTGCTGCAGATTTTCCGTGACTTCCGGGAGATTGAAGTGGAAGTGTACATCGCAGCCTGTTACAGTGCGTTGAATGGGGACGGCAGTAACAATCCGGGCAGAGGGTGGAGCTCTTCTGGTTAAGGGGTTTATCAAACAGCATAAGGAAAAAACTCTTTTTCTGAAACAGGAAGTCAGGGATGTCTCAGGAGACGGGAATTAAGAAATAGGGctagggctgggcagtggtggtgcacgcctttaatcccagcacttgggaggcagaggcaggcgaatttctgagttcaagaccagcctggtctacagagtgagttccaggacagctaggactacacagaaaccctgtttcgaaaaacaaaaaaacaaaaacaaacaagaaaaaaatagggctagggagatggttcagtagatAAGAAGGTTTGCTGCCTACATAAGAGGACTTgaattcaaatccccagcacccatgtaaaataagccaggcataTCTCTGCATACCTATAGTGCTAGCCTTTGTTGAGTGGATCATGATTCCCAGGAGCTACTTGGTCAGCCAGTAGAGCTTCAGGGTTAGTTAGAAacttgtctcaagggaataaggttcAGAGGGATAAGAACAGAACATCTAGTATCCTGCTGTGTCTTCTGGGTGCAagtaacctacacacacacacacacacatcacacatacacaccgtatacaacacaaacacaacacacatacacaccatatacaacacacacaccacacatacacaccatatacactacacatacaccacatatatacaacacacacaccatacatacacaccatatacaccacacacaccatacatacacaccatatacaacacacacaccacacatacacaccatatacaccacacacatacacaccatgtacaccacacacaccacacacatacacaccatatataccacatatatacaccatatacaacacacacaccatacatacacaccatatacaccacacacaccacacacatacacaccatatacaccacacacaccacacacatacacaccatatacaccacacacatacacaccatatacaccacatatatacaccatatacaacacacacaccacacatatacaccatatacaacacacacaccatacatacacaccatatacaacacacacaccatacatacacaccatatacaccacacacaccacacacatacacaccatatacaacacaccacacatacacaccatatacaacacacacaccacacatacacaccatatacaccacacacaccacacacatacacaccatatacaacacacacaccacacatacacaccatatacaccacacacaccatacatacacaccatatacaccacatatatacaccatatacaacacacacacactacacatacacaccatatacaccacacacataccacacatacacaccatatacaacacacacacatacacaccatatacaccacacacataccacacatacacaccatatacaacacacacacatacacaccatatacaccacacatacaccacatatatacaccatatacaacatacacacacagagacatacatacacatcatataaaacacacacaccatacatacacacatacacaccacacatacataccatatatatcacacatacaccacatatatacaccatatacaacacacacacacagacacggacacatgcacacacaggagacATACAGGAATGACTGAGTTTCAGTAAGTAGCAAAGAATTCTCAGGGTACCTGGGGACCCAGTCTCCTGGTGGTACTGCATGTCATCAGGACCTACTCCTTGTCCACAGGTCCTGTGGTCGCCCAGCTTGAAGCTGGACACTTCTTTGATGAATCTATCACTAAGCAGCATGTCTTTGCCTCTGTCCATGACGCTGTGACCTTTGCCCTCAGCCACCGGAAGTCTGTCCCTAAGAGCCCTGTTTTGGTAAGCTGCCGCAGCCACACTGAGCAGTTT
The genomic region above belongs to Mus musculus strain C57BL/6J chromosome 9 genomic patch of type FIX, GRCm38.p6 PATCHES MG117_PATCH and contains:
- the Slc26a6 gene encoding solute carrier family 26 member 6, producing MELQRRDYHVERPLLNQEQLEDLGHWGPAAKTHQWRTWFRCSRARAHSLLLQHVPVLGWLPRYPVREWLLGDLLSGLSVAIMQLPQGLAYALLAGLPPMFGLYSSFYPVFIYFLFGTSRHISVGTFAVMSVMVGSVTESLTADKAFVQGLNATADDARVQVAYTLSFLVGLFQVGLGLVHFGFVVTYLSEPLVRSYTTAASVQVLVSQLKYVFGIKLSSHSGPLSVIYTVLEVCAQLPETVPGTVVTAIVAGVALVLVKLLNEKLHRRLPLPIPGELLTLIGATGISYGVKLNDRFKVDVVGNITTGLIPPVAPKTELFATLVGNAFAIAVVGFAIAISLGKIFALRHGYRVDSNQELVALGLSNLIGGFFQCFPVSCSMSRSLVQESTGGNTQVAGAVSSLFILLIIVKLGELFRDLPKAVLAAVIIVNLKGMMKQFSDICSLWKANRVDLLIWLVTFVATILLNLDIGLAVSIVFSLLLVVVRMQLPHYSVLGQVPDTDIYRDVAEYSGAKEVPGVKVFRSSATLYFANAELYSDSLKEKCGVDVDRLITQKKKRIKKQEMKLKRMKKAKKSQKQDASSKISSVSVNVNTNLEDVKSNDVEGSEAKVHQGEELQDVVSSNQEDAKAPTMTSLKSLGLPQPGFHSLILDLSTLSFVDTVCIKSLKNIFRDFREIEVEVYIAACYSPVVAQLEAGHFFDESITKQHVFASVHDAVTFALSHRKSVPKSPVLATKL